In the Phaeodactylum tricornutum CCAP 1055/1 chromosome 13, whole genome shotgun sequence genome, TTTATGATCCTGGAAGGCCTAACCGATACTCTAGTAAACCGGATGGCACAGTGGAAGAGGAGACGCCACGAAATGTACCTAGATAGGACTTGGGGCTTTTCTTTCGTAATACCATTTCGCAGGCGACACTCAAAAATTATACATCGGGAGCTGATGGAACAATGCAGTTTTATTGCCCGCGCCGGTCTCGGCATCGCTCGCGCAATCGAATTTTTGCATCAGCACAACATAATTTACCGCGATCTGAAGCCCCAAAACGTTGGTTTTGGAGTAGACGGTAAAGTACGATTGTTTGACTTTGGGCTCGCCCGCAAGGTGCTTCCCGAAAATTCAAAGCGCCGCTTGAGTGGATCGGCCGGCACTGCCCGGTATATGGCTCCAGAAGTATCGCTTCATGAGAGCTACAGCTTTCCGGCCGATGTTTATTCCTTTGCAATCCTTCTTTGGCAAATTTGTACTTTGGAAAAGCCCTTCGCAAGGGCAACCACACTCAAAAGACTGGAAAAGATGGTGACAGGCTCCGACGCACGGCCTTCGCTACGTAAAATACGGTCGTCCGCTATCAAGCAGCTACTTAAAGCTAGCTGGGATCGGAAAGCAGAGCTCCGCCCAAACTTTGCTTGCATCGTGAAGGAGTTGGAATTGGAAATCTCTTTTGAAGAGGACTGAGAAGGGCAGCCCTTCATGAAGAAATCTTTAAGTTGCTTTGGCATAGATTGTCTTATGTGACTACTTCTTATTTTAGCTTCCGCCCTCTTCAGTCGCAAAGACCCCGCCGAACGAAAAACTTGTCATTAGCTCATGAATTGGCTCGAGATAGAAAAGTAAGCACACGTTGTCCAGAATTTCCATGCCATCTGATTGTGGCTGTTACATTAGTGCCCAAGACTTGAGATGTGTATTCATTGCCACGATTGGGAGAGATTATCATAATATATCACTCTGCATTGTTTGACATTTCGCAAAAGTCGCGATGACGTGTCGTTTTAGACTCTGCGCAGTGCTGTTTCATCTTCGTGACGTGGTGAAGCGCCACATTCTCGCTAATTGTACCCTGCGAACGGGGAGACGGGGATGTCGATTTTCAACTTGCTTTGCCCTCTTGGTCCGCACTGCTCTGGCAACAT is a window encoding:
- a CDS encoding predicted protein — encoded protein: MEQCSFIARAGLGIARAIEFLHQHNIIYRDLKPQNVGFGVDGKVRLFDFGLARKVLPENSKRRLSGSAGTARYMAPEVSLHESYSFPADVYSFAILLWQICTLEKPFA